In one Fibrobacter sp. UWEL genomic region, the following are encoded:
- a CDS encoding J domain-containing protein, whose amino-acid sequence MMAPIFPDWRLRRSGIISHYNKSILAGLFVGIFKIIFAAFGLLLLVGMIFSAISDDRDNTNASGCLFLIFTIAFGLFGLLAKCMINGNAVYQNRQWTIQNEAHEEKNDDINSGDEDEEEDEEDDDDDDNNDTEDGLDWAYEILEVSKDSSDEDIKQAYMKKIKESHPDKLPANTPEWIIKVAQEKFSKLQEAYKAICEAKKQ is encoded by the coding sequence ATGATGGCTCCCATTTTTCCGGACTGGCGGCTCCGCCGCTCCGGAATAATCAGTCATTACAATAAATCTATACTGGCAGGTTTATTTGTAGGAATTTTCAAGATCATATTTGCAGCCTTCGGCCTTCTACTATTAGTAGGAATGATATTCTCCGCAATCTCAGATGACAGAGACAACACAAACGCCTCGGGATGCTTATTCCTGATATTTACCATCGCATTCGGCCTCTTCGGACTCCTGGCGAAATGCATGATTAACGGTAATGCCGTTTATCAAAATCGCCAATGGACAATTCAAAACGAAGCACACGAAGAAAAAAATGATGACATTAACTCCGGCGACGAAGACGAGGAGGAGGACGAAGAAGATGATGATGATGACGACAATAATGATACAGAGGATGGACTTGATTGGGCTTACGAAATCCTAGAAGTATCCAAGGACTCCTCAGACGAAGATATCAAGCAAGCCTACATGAAAAAGATAAAGGAATCCCATCCGGACAAATTGCCTGCTAATACTCCCGAATGGATTATAAAAGTCGCCCAAGAAAAGTTTTCCAAACTACAGGAGGCGTACAAGGCTATTTGCGAGGCAAAGAAGCAGTAA